TGTCCTTCGTTGATGTCGACTGTTGATTTTGACGACTCTGCCCGACGCCATATATTCAAAAATCGTACACAGTGTGACGCAGATTATATCTATTCGCAGCTTAAATTGAGTGCTGAGCGCACATGATCTCCGGGAGATGAGACTGATGCAGAGCTATCCAGAGGGTGCCGTTGCGCTGATTACCGGCGGCGCCAGCGGAATTGGTGCCGCATGTTCGAAACTGCTGTCCGACAATGGTGTTCGAACCATTACGGCTGACATTGCAGAGGGAGCCGACGAACGCCTCGACGTGACAGATGCTGCCGCAGTCGACGATTTGCGTGCGCGCATCGGCAAGGTCGACATCTTGATCAACAGTGCCGGCATCGTGGGGCCGTCGGCGCCGCTGGTGGATGTCTCGCTCGCCGACTGGCAGCGGACGTTCCGGATCAACGTGGACGGAACCTTCCTCATGTGCCGTGCCTTTGTGCCCGGCATGGTCGCGTCAGGTTGGGGGCGCGTTGTGAATCTGGCGAGCATCGCCGCAAAAGACGGTAACCCCAACCAGAGCGCGTACTCCGCGTCGAAAGCAGCCGTCATTGCACTGACGAAATCGCTGGGCAAGGAGATTGCGACCACCGGCGTGCTGGTCAACGCCGTGGCGCCGGCTGCCGTCGAAAGTCCGATGAATGCGGGCACAGATCCCGCGATTCTCGCTCGCTCGCAGAGTTTGACGCCGATGTCGCGGATGGGTAGATCGGACGAAATTGCCGAACTGATCGGCTGGTTGTCCTCGACTGCCGTGAGTTACTCGACCGGCGCGGTGTACGACGCCAGCGGAGGCCGCGCAACGTACTAGTGTCCAGGTGAGTTGACCGGGTACCAGCACGAGGGGGACGTCGATGGCAGGTGAACGTCTGTGGCCTGTTGCAGATCGCGCGACGCGTGTGTTCTGGCGCGTGGTCGGCCGCAAAATTGACCTGTCCGAAGACGCGTGGCTACAAGCGCCGACAGCGGTGCGCGGTCCGGTGGAAGACAGTTGGATCCCCACCGAAGCATTGCGTATCGGTGGCACCGTTGTTGCGAAAGCATCAGTCGAGGGTCTAGTGCCCTGCATGGATACATTGGCGGGGCCGGATTTTGATCCGTCACGATTGACGCCGTCCGTCCGCGACTTCTACGAGCAAACCTCGACATGGCGAATGCAGGCGTGGACACAATGGTCGCCGGGATTTGCGCCATGGGGATCGCTGGTCGAGCGGTTTTACGGTCGGCGCGTGCAGCAACTTGCGCTGCCCGTAAATCCGATGTCGGTTGCGTATGGCGTCGACAGTTCGATTACGCGCGTATTGGATGCAGACGGCGTGCACGCGGGTTCGGCCTGGCTGCGAACACTGCGAAAGTCAGGTGACTACCTCTTCAGTGGGTACTACCGAATCACGTTGCTGCCAAACACTGCTCAACCCTGCGTCCACGTCTCGTTCCCCCTCGAATCCGGGAATGTTCAGGTGTTCCTGCGTCCCGAAGTCTGCGACGACGGTTCCCTGTTACTGACCTCGGGCCACGGAGCCTTCGGAGACGTCGGAGCGTATGTCACCGTGGTGGAGAATAGAAAAGTCTACGCAGCGAGAGTTCCGATCCACGAGCGGTTCCACGTGTTCGAGGACTCGGAAGGGGTGCTGCGCACCGATCACGAATTGCGTCTGTGGCGAGCGCGGGCCATGGCCTTGCATTATCGGATGGATCCTCGTTAGTCGGGGTCGAGCAGTACGAATAACACGCCGACGAGCCGCTTCTAATGTGATCAATGCTGATGGCTGCAAACACTATTCGGCCGAATGTGCCCGATATGTCTCTTGATTCGAATGGATGTTCGAGTATAATTAGGTCAGGGTGGGGAGGCCTTGATGACGACGGTGAGCGATTCAATTGCGGTGGGGGATGTTGTAGCCGGTTCGGCTGTGGGTGTGCGCGCCACGTTGTGGCAGTTACGTCCGTCCGAGGTTCGGGACGTTGCTGTAAGTGCATCTGCGGAAATTCTTCGGTTGGAAGCGATTCGGGTGGCCGCGGTCGACGAGTTGGCACTCAATCCCGACGAGCAAGTGCTCTGCTACCGGGGTGTGGGTCGGTGGTTGGCGGCCAATACGATGTTGCAGAACTCGGCCGGCAACAAGATCGCCGCCCTCGGTGCTGCACTGCGGGTGTTCCCGGATATTGCTGCGCAGTTCGAGGCGGGTGATCTGTCGCTCGATCATGCGGCATTGATCGCCGCGTTCTGTGAATCTCCACCAAAGGGGATGCCGGACATCGCATTAGCGCCAAGTATGAAAACTCTTCTCGCCGCGGCATCCGGGGTGGAGGCTACGACTGTCAAGGTGCGATACGCGATTGCGGTTTTGGAGCGGATTTTCGAATCCGATGAGCCGCCGCCCGGTGAGGATAACGACCTGAATGCGCTACGTATCGCGCCGACGCTGAATGGTCGGGTCGTGATCAAGGGTGATTTCGATGCGTTGACCGGCGAAATGCTCCTGTCTGCGCTGTCGGGGTTGTCGATGCCGAAACCGGCGGCGGATGGGACTCCGGATCAGCGGTCGGCAGCCAAACGCACCGCCGATGCGTTCACGGAGTTGATTCGCCGCTATCTGGATAATGCTGTCACCGGTGTTGACGGTGGTCAGCGTCCGCATGTGAATGTGCACATCACCGCGAAAGACCTTGCCGAGCATCGCGAATGCGCGACCATGCGCAGCGATACCGCAGCAAACGACGAAGAAGAATTCGGCGACAGCGAGCCGGGAGTCGAAGATCTCGACGTCGGCTACATGCCCTGGATGGGGCCGCTCAGTGTGAGCAAAACCCGGATGCTCGCGTGCGACTGCATGCTCTCCACCGTCCTGATGGACGGCAAGGGTGCACCCCTGGATGCGACTCCACTCAAACGTCTCGTCACGGCCGAACAACGTATCGCGTTGATTGCCCGGGACAAGGGCTGCGCCTTCCCGAACTGTGACGCCGTACCGGCGTGGTGCGACGCGCACCATATAAAACCGTGGTCGACAGGCGGTTTGACGGTGATGGACAACCTCACCTTGCTCTGCCGCAGCCACCACACGTTGATGCACAGCACCAGCGGGTTCCGCGGCATCTGGGAGATCAAGATGGGCGACGATCACAAACCCTGGTTCATCCCACCGGCCGCGATCGACCCGAAACAACGGCGTCGTCGCTCCACCACCCGACAAGGCCCGGTGCACCGAGACTGAAACCGGCTGCGCCGGAACTACATACCGCGTACAGCTTCGCATCACCAGCCAGCCGATGCGAAGCCCACACGCATGCGAAGGTTCAAAGGTCAGCTCTCGGGGCTACGTGCTGATCACGCGAACGGCTGACGATTCATTTCCCGCGTGGCAGTGTGGACACAGGGACCCTGTCCGCGGATAGTGAGGAAGCACAGTGACTGACTCGGATCGCCCACACAGCGATGTTTACGTAGAGCGCGAGGGTGGCGTCACCACCATCGTCATGAACCGTCCGGACAGAAAGAATGCCGTCGACGGACCGATGGCCGCGCAGTTGCGTGACGCATTTCTGGAGTTCGAGGCTGATGATGCTGCGCAAGTCGCAATACTCTGGGGTACTGGTGGAACATTCTGCGCGGGAGCAGATCTGACGGCGGTGAATGATCCGTCGCGCTTGCATGAGTTGGACCCGGAAGGCGGCGGTACGGGGCCGATGGGCCCGAGTCGGCTGGCGCTGTCGAAGCCGCTGATCGCCGCTGTGAGCGGATATGCCGTCGCCGGCGGCCTAGAATTGTCGTTGCTGGCAGATCTGCGGGTCTGTGAGGAGGATGCCGTTTTCGGTGTCTTCTGTAGACGCTGGGGTGTTCCCTTGATCGACGGCGGAACGGTGCGGTTGCCGCGCATCGTGGGGCAGGGGCGCGCACTCGACATGATTCTGACGGGACGACCCGTCGACGCTCAGGAAGCGCTCTCGTTCGGTCTGGTGAATCGTGTTGTTCCGGTGGGTGAATCCTTGGCTGCAGCGAAGGAATTGGCGCAGCAGCTCACAACGTTTCCGCAGTTGTGCATGCTGGCGGATCGGGTATCGGCATACCGGTCCTTCGACCTTCCGCTCGCGGAAGCGCTGCGAGCGGAAGGCGCCGCGGGTAGTCCGATTGTCGCGGCGGAAGGTGCGCGTGGAGCCGCGGCATTCGCGGCGGGTGCCGGAAGGCATGGACGGTTCGAGAACGACCCTCAGCAGTAAGTGCGGTGCAATTCTCAGGTGAGGCGTTCGAACACGGCAGCCAGGCCTTGGCCGCCGCCGATGCACATGGTTTCGAGGCCGTAGCGGGCTTCCCGTCGATCCATTTCGCGCAGCAGAGTCGCGAGGATCCGCCCGCCGGTTGCGCCGACGGGGTGGCCGAGTGAGATTCCGGAACCGTTGGGGTTGATTCGGGAGTCGTCGGCTTCGAGGTTCCACGTGCGCAGAACTGCAAGTGCCTGTGCGGCAAAGGCTTCGTTGAGTTCGATGACGTCCATGTCTGCCAAGGTGAGGCCGAGACGCCCAAGCGCCTTCTCCGACGCCGGAACCGGGCCGATGCCCATGGTGCGGGGCGGGACGCCGGCAACACTCCAACTGGCAAGGCGGGCAAGGGGACGCAGTCCGAGCGCCTTGGCCTTCTCTGCCGTGGTGACAATGGCGAGCGCAGCGCCGTCGTTCTGGCCGCTGGCGTTGCCGGCGGTGACGGTAGCATCGGGGTCGAGCTTGCCGCGCATGGGACGAAGGCGCGCAAGGGATTCCATCGAGGTATCAGCGCGCGGGTGCTCGTCGGTATCGACGAGGAGCGCGTCACCTTTACGCTGGGGAACGGATACCGGAACGATTTCCTGCGCGAAGACGCCGTTCTTCTGTGCCGCGACTGCGCGCTGGTGGGATTGCACTGCCAGTGCGTCTTGATCTTCGCGGCTGATGGAGAACTCAGCTCGCAGGTTCTCGGCGGTTTCGATCATGCCGCCGGGAACCGGGAAGTCGCGGCCGCCGGCAGTGACGCGGGCGCGGGCGAGGCGGTCGCTGAGTGCGACGGCCTCTCCCTTGACGCCCCAACGCATTCCGGTGGCGTAGAACTCGGCCTGACTCATGGATTCGGCGCCGCCGGCGAGAACCAGATCGCTGCCACCGGACTGAACCTGCATGACGGCCTGGATTATCGCCTGCAAACCGGAACCGCAGCGGCGGTCCACCTGCATGCCGGGTACGTCGATGCCGAGTCCGGCGTTGAGCGCGGCGATGCGTCCGATGGCCGGAGCCTCACCGTTCGGGGATGCCTGACCCAGGATCACGTCGTCGACATCGGAACCGGAAATGCCGGTGCGCGAGACGAGTTCGGTGATCAGGGTCGAAGCGAGGTCCTCCGGTGCGATGTCGCGGAAGACACCGCCGAAGCGGCCTACCGGTGTGCGGAGCGGTTCACAGATGACAACGTCAGGCATGAGTTCTTCCTTGGTGTGTGCTCGATCAGCGCGTAGCGGTCGAGTGATTGTTCGAGGATTGAGTGCGGCCGAGATCGGCAGAAATCGCGTCAGCGGTGGATATTGCAGCCGGAACAAGTTCAGCGAGAACCGCTTCGGTGCTGTAGCGCGCAGCCTGAGTGGAAATATTCACCGCGGCAACTACGTCGCCGTTGGCGTCGCGAATCGGTGCTGCGAGTGAACGCAACCCTTCTTCGAGTTCCTGATCGACCACCGAGTAGCCGTCGGCGCGAATCTTGTCGAGTTCAGCCCGCAGTTCTTCGGGAGTGGAGATGGTCTTGCCGGTGAGACGGGAGAAGGAGACTCGGGACAGGTACTGATCGAGCGCGTCGTCTGGCAGGCCGGCGAGTAGTACCCGCCCCATGGACGTGGCATAGGCCGGGAAGCGGGTGCCGATGGTGATCGAGACCGTCATGATGCGGCTGACCGGTACGCGGGCCACGTACACGACGTCGTCGCCGTCGAGGATGGAGACCGAGGTGGATTCCCGGACCTTGGCGGACAGGGCCTCCAGATGGGGTCCCGCGAGTTCGGGCAGCGACAGGCTGGACAGGTAGCTGTACCCGAGTTCGAGAACGCGTGGTGTCAGCCAGAACACCGAACCATCCGTACGTACGTATTGAAGCTCGACCAGAGTGAGCAGGAACCGACGCGCAGTCGCGCGCGTGAGATCGGTGTGCCGCGCGACTTCACTGAGCGTGCGCCGGGGATGCTCGCCGTCAAATGCCTTGATGACGGACAATCCGCGGGCCAGCGACTGCACGTAGTCGGGTGACGGCCCCGGCGACTGGTCGCTGTTGGTTTCGCTCATGGTGTCGTGTTCTCCTCGGGCTTCGGCGTGAGGTCCGCGAGTGCCTGCTTACCCAGCGCAAAAGCCTGATTACTGTTCGGCACACCCGCATAGACCGCGGTATGGAGAAATACTTCCACGAGTTGATCCGGATCCATCCCGCTGCGCAGTGCGGCGCGGATATGCATGTCGAGTTCGTGCTCGTTGCCGACTGCGGTGAGTATCGCGAGAGTCAGCAGCCTGCGGATGTGGTGATCGAGTCCGGGACGTGACCAGATGTCGCCCCAGGCAGTGCGAGTGATGAAATCCTGGAACGGCGCGGTGAACTCGGTGGCGCCGGCAATGGACCGATCGACGTGAGCGTCACCGAGAACCTGACGACGGACGGTCATCCCTGCCGCCACCGCGGCACTGCGCTGAGCATTGGCCGGTGTGTGCGAGGAAATATGCGCCGCAAGAAGTTTGGTGACGTGTCCGGCCTGCTCGACGCTCGCGAGGTGCGCTCCGGGATCGACGACGTGCATCACGGAATCGGCGATACCGTCGGCGATCGCTGCCAGGGTGGCCGGGGGAGTTGCCGGATCCTGCTCACCCGCGATGAGGAGCGTCGGAGCGACGATGCGGGCGAGGTCGGCGCGGCCGTCCCACACCGCGAGTGCTTCGCAGCAGGCCGCGTATCCCTCGTCCGGTGTTGCCTCGACCATCGCGACATGCCGCGCGACGAGTTCCGGATCGCTTTCGGCAAGT
The nucleotide sequence above comes from Rhodococcus sp. KBS0724. Encoded proteins:
- a CDS encoding SDR family NAD(P)-dependent oxidoreductase; this encodes MQSYPEGAVALITGGASGIGAACSKLLSDNGVRTITADIAEGADERLDVTDAAAVDDLRARIGKVDILINSAGIVGPSAPLVDVSLADWQRTFRINVDGTFLMCRAFVPGMVASGWGRVVNLASIAAKDGNPNQSAYSASKAAVIALTKSLGKEIATTGVLVNAVAPAAVESPMNAGTDPAILARSQSLTPMSRMGRSDEIAELIGWLSSTAVSYSTGAVYDASGGRATY
- a CDS encoding crotonase/enoyl-CoA hydratase family protein is translated as MTDSDRPHSDVYVEREGGVTTIVMNRPDRKNAVDGPMAAQLRDAFLEFEADDAAQVAILWGTGGTFCAGADLTAVNDPSRLHELDPEGGGTGPMGPSRLALSKPLIAAVSGYAVAGGLELSLLADLRVCEEDAVFGVFCRRWGVPLIDGGTVRLPRIVGQGRALDMILTGRPVDAQEALSFGLVNRVVPVGESLAAAKELAQQLTTFPQLCMLADRVSAYRSFDLPLAEALRAEGAAGSPIVAAEGARGAAAFAAGAGRHGRFENDPQQ
- a CDS encoding IclR family transcriptional regulator; its protein translation is MSETNSDQSPGPSPDYVQSLARGLSVIKAFDGEHPRRTLSEVARHTDLTRATARRFLLTLVELQYVRTDGSVFWLTPRVLELGYSYLSSLSLPELAGPHLEALSAKVRESTSVSILDGDDVVYVARVPVSRIMTVSITIGTRFPAYATSMGRVLLAGLPDDALDQYLSRVSFSRLTGKTISTPEELRAELDKIRADGYSVVDQELEEGLRSLAAPIRDANGDVVAAVNISTQAARYSTEAVLAELVPAAISTADAISADLGRTQSSNNHSTATR
- a CDS encoding acetyl-CoA C-acetyltransferase, with product MPDVVICEPLRTPVGRFGGVFRDIAPEDLASTLITELVSRTGISGSDVDDVILGQASPNGEAPAIGRIAALNAGLGIDVPGMQVDRRCGSGLQAIIQAVMQVQSGGSDLVLAGGAESMSQAEFYATGMRWGVKGEAVALSDRLARARVTAGGRDFPVPGGMIETAENLRAEFSISREDQDALAVQSHQRAVAAQKNGVFAQEIVPVSVPQRKGDALLVDTDEHPRADTSMESLARLRPMRGKLDPDATVTAGNASGQNDGAALAIVTTAEKAKALGLRPLARLASWSVAGVPPRTMGIGPVPASEKALGRLGLTLADMDVIELNEAFAAQALAVLRTWNLEADDSRINPNGSGISLGHPVGATGGRILATLLREMDRREARYGLETMCIGGGQGLAAVFERLT
- the pcaD gene encoding 3-oxoadipate enol-lactonase, translating into MSVELNFHQTGNPDAPAVVFLGSLGSDLTMWAPQIHALSNRYRVIAVDHRGHGKSPVPAGPYTVADLAGDVVALLDSLELESVHLVGLSLGGAVSQWIAAHRPTRVDTLTLLCTSPQFAPAQPWIERAQTVRTDGIASIAAAVVGRWFTPGLAESDPELVARHVAMVEATPDEGYAACCEALAVWDGRADLARIVAPTLLIAGEQDPATPPATLAAIADGIADSVMHVVDPGAHLASVEQAGHVTKLLAAHISSHTPANAQRSAAVAAGMTVRRQVLGDAHVDRSIAGATEFTAPFQDFITRTAWGDIWSRPGLDHHIRRLLTLAILTAVGNEHELDMHIRAALRSGMDPDQLVEVFLHTAVYAGVPNSNQAFALGKQALADLTPKPEENTTP
- a CDS encoding HNH endonuclease signature motif containing protein; its protein translation is MTTVSDSIAVGDVVAGSAVGVRATLWQLRPSEVRDVAVSASAEILRLEAIRVAAVDELALNPDEQVLCYRGVGRWLAANTMLQNSAGNKIAALGAALRVFPDIAAQFEAGDLSLDHAALIAAFCESPPKGMPDIALAPSMKTLLAAASGVEATTVKVRYAIAVLERIFESDEPPPGEDNDLNALRIAPTLNGRVVIKGDFDALTGEMLLSALSGLSMPKPAADGTPDQRSAAKRTADAFTELIRRYLDNAVTGVDGGQRPHVNVHITAKDLAEHRECATMRSDTAANDEEEFGDSEPGVEDLDVGYMPWMGPLSVSKTRMLACDCMLSTVLMDGKGAPLDATPLKRLVTAEQRIALIARDKGCAFPNCDAVPAWCDAHHIKPWSTGGLTVMDNLTLLCRSHHTLMHSTSGFRGIWEIKMGDDHKPWFIPPAAIDPKQRRRRSTTRQGPVHRD